TGCTGGAAGACGGCCGCCTGGCCGTGCTGCCGCCCGTGTTCCAGCGCTTTGGCCGGCGCACGGCCTTTGCCGGTCCCGCCGTCACGCTGCGCGTGTTCGAGGACAACGCGCTGGTGCGCGCCACGCTGGAGACGGCGGGCGACGGCCGCGTGCTGGCGATCGACGGCGGCGGCAGCCTGCGCCGCGCGCTGGTCGGCGGCCAGCTGGCCGTACTGGCGCAGGACAACGGCTGGGCCGGCATCGTCGTCGACGGCTGCGTGCGCGACACGGTGGAGATCGATGCCTGCGATGTCGGCGTGCGCGCGCTGGCGGCGCATCCACGCCGCAGCAGCAAGCGCGGCGTGGGCGAGCGCGACGTGCGGGTGCACATCGCCGGTATCGCCGTCGCGCCGGGCGACTGGATCTATGCCGATGCCGATGGCGTGCTGGTCGCGCGCGAACGCCTGGCCTGAACGCAGGCGGTTTCACGCTGCGGGAAGGAGATTCCACGATGTGAAAGCGAGCGCCCCGCCTGCACGGTATTTCGTCCCATGGCGAGAAATTCCGTGCCGCATCATGGAATCCGGTTGCCAAGTCGCTGAATACAAACGATTAAAACCAGCTCATGTGTCTTATATAAGACCAGCGGCGTGCCCTGCGCGGGCGTTTATGATGTCCTGTACGGCAGTATTCGCTCAAACGTTCAGGAGGAGATCATGGCAACGCGTGACCAACAGGCGGCGGCGCTGCGCGAGGCGTGGGAAACCGATCCGCGCTGGGCCGGCATCCGGCGCGACTACACGCCCCAGGACGTCGTGCGGCTGCGCGGTTCCGTCCAGGTCGAGCACACGCTGGCACGGCGCGGTGCGGCGAAGCTGTGGAACCTGTTGCACGACGAGCCTTTTGTCCAGGCGCTGGGCGCCCTGACGGGCGACCAGGCCCTGCAGCAGGTGGAGGCGGGGCTGAAAGCGATCTACCTGTCCGGTGACGCGAACTGCGCGAGCGGGACGTATTCCGACCAGTCGCCGTATCGGGCCGATGCCATGCCGGCCCTGGTGCGGCGCATCAATGGCACATTCCAGCGTGCCGACCAGGTCCAGTGGGCCGAGGGCCGCGCCGACGTCGACTTCTTCGCCCCCATCGTGGCGGATGCGGAGGCCGGCGGCGTGCTGGACGCGTTCGAGCGGATGAAGGCGCTGATCGAGGCCGGCGCCGCCGGCGTGCATGTCGATGACCGGCTGGCCACTGTCAGGCCATGCGGGCAGATGGGCGGCAAAGTGCTGGTGCCCACCCGCGCGGCCGTGGAGAAGCTGGCGGCGGCGCGCCTGGCGGCCGACGCGATGGACACACCGACCGTGCTGATCGCCCGCACCGACGCGCAAGCCGCCGACTTCCTGAGCGCCGATGTCGATGCCAACGACCGCCCGTTCTGCACGGGCGAGCGTAGCGTGGAAGGCTACTTCAGGGTGCGGCCCGGCGTCGAGCCGGCCATTGCCCGCGCGCTGGCCTATGCGCCGTACGCCGACCTGGTGTGGTGCGAGACGGGCAAGCCGGACCTGGCATTCGCCAAGCGCTTCGCCGAAGCCGTCCATGCGCGCTTCCCCGGCAAGCTGCTGGCTTATGACTGCTCGCCGTCGTTCAACTGGAAGAAGAACCTGGACGACGCCACCATCGGCCGCTTCCAGAGGGAGCTGGGCGCGATGGGCTACAAGTTCCAGTTCATTGCGCTGGCCGGACTGCACTCGCAAGACTACGGCATGTTCCACCTGGCGCATGGCTACGCGCGCCGGCACATGGCCGCGTTCGTCGAGCTGCAGGAGGCGCAGTTCGCCGCGGCGGCGCGGGGCTTCACGGCCGTCAAGCAACGGCGCGAGGTGGACGCCGGCTATTTCGAGGCCATTGCGCAGGCGGTCCGGCAGGGCGAACAGTTCTTCCCGGCGCAGCGGGTGGCTTGAGGGGGAGTGGCGGCAGGCACCTGTTTTCGAGGCGACGACGCACCGAAACAGGGGTCCGTCACCGTCGGTTCGGCTGGCGCAGGCAATTCTCTGGGATAATGGCGCCTCGAATCACCGAAAAGAAGACCATGTTCAGTTACCGCCACGCCTTCCATGCCGGCAATCACGCCGACGTCCTGAAGCACTTCGTCCAGATCCAGCTGCTGCAATACCTGAACCAGAAGGATGTCGCCTACAGCTACATCGACACCCACGCGGGTGCCGGCGTGTACGCGCTCGACAGTGTCCAGGCCACGAAGAACGCGGAATTCGAGACGGGTATCGGCCCGCTGTGGGACCGCACCGACCTGCCGCCGCCGCTAGCCGACTATGTCAACCTCGTCAAGGCGATGAACCCGAGCGGCAAGATGCGCTACTACCCGGGCTCGCCGTACTGCGCCGAGCAGGTGGCGCGCGAGATGGACCGGATCCGCCTGTTCGAGCTGCACCCGGCCGACGTGCGCCTGCTGGACGAGAACTTCCGCAAGCTCGAAGCGCACCAGGCCGCGCAGGGGCATCGTCCCACCACGCGCGGCAAGCGCGTGATCGTCAACAAGGCCGACGGCTTCCTGGGCGTGCGCGCGCTGCTGCCGCCGCCGTCGCGCCGGGGGCTGGTGCTGTGCGATCCGCCCTACGAGGACAAGCAGGACTACAAAAAGGTCGTCGACATGCTGGGCGACGCGCTGAAGCGCTTCCCGACCGGCATGTACGCCATCTGGTATCCCGTGCTGCAGCGCATCGAGGCGCGCAACTTCTCGGAGAAATTGAAGCACCTGCCGGCCGCCAGCTGGCTGAACGTGACGTTGACGGTGTCGACGCCGGGCCCGGACGGGTTCGGCCTGCACAGCAGCGGCATGTTCATCCTGAATCCGCCGTACACGCTGGAACCCGTGCTGAAGCAGGTGATGCCGTACCTGGTGCAGGCACTGGGCCGCGACAAGGGCGCGGCGTTTACGCTCGAAAGTGGCGACGCCGCCACACCGCGCAAGGCGCCCGCGCACACCGCTGAACCCCGCACGGGTGGCGCGGCGAGCCGCCCGGGCTCGCTCCGTGCGCCGGGCGCGCGCCCGGCGTCGGGCCGGCCGGGAAGCCCCGGTGGCGCGACCCGGCGTCCTGCGGCTGGACGCCCGACCGGCGTCAAGAAAACGTAAAAGATGTTGCCATCTTTGCCATGGCGCGGTACGCTAGAGGATTGTACTCAAGCAGGTAAGTGTGATGACCTTGGCCGCACGCCCGGAAGCCGCCATTCCCATGCCGTTCGCCAATAACTTTTTCCTGGCGCGGCAGCC
This is a stretch of genomic DNA from Pseudoduganella chitinolytica. It encodes these proteins:
- the rraA gene encoding ribonuclease E activity regulator RraA; this encodes MTALHPFATTDLCDEHEALLEDGRLAVLPPVFQRFGRRTAFAGPAVTLRVFEDNALVRATLETAGDGRVLAIDGGGSLRRALVGGQLAVLAQDNGWAGIVVDGCVRDTVEIDACDVGVRALAAHPRRSSKRGVGERDVRVHIAGIAVAPGDWIYADADGVLVARERLA
- the aceA gene encoding isocitrate lyase, with the translated sequence MATRDQQAAALREAWETDPRWAGIRRDYTPQDVVRLRGSVQVEHTLARRGAAKLWNLLHDEPFVQALGALTGDQALQQVEAGLKAIYLSGDANCASGTYSDQSPYRADAMPALVRRINGTFQRADQVQWAEGRADVDFFAPIVADAEAGGVLDAFERMKALIEAGAAGVHVDDRLATVRPCGQMGGKVLVPTRAAVEKLAAARLAADAMDTPTVLIARTDAQAADFLSADVDANDRPFCTGERSVEGYFRVRPGVEPAIARALAYAPYADLVWCETGKPDLAFAKRFAEAVHARFPGKLLAYDCSPSFNWKKNLDDATIGRFQRELGAMGYKFQFIALAGLHSQDYGMFHLAHGYARRHMAAFVELQEAQFAAAARGFTAVKQRREVDAGYFEAIAQAVRQGEQFFPAQRVA
- a CDS encoding 23S rRNA (adenine(2030)-N(6))-methyltransferase RlmJ produces the protein MFSYRHAFHAGNHADVLKHFVQIQLLQYLNQKDVAYSYIDTHAGAGVYALDSVQATKNAEFETGIGPLWDRTDLPPPLADYVNLVKAMNPSGKMRYYPGSPYCAEQVAREMDRIRLFELHPADVRLLDENFRKLEAHQAAQGHRPTTRGKRVIVNKADGFLGVRALLPPPSRRGLVLCDPPYEDKQDYKKVVDMLGDALKRFPTGMYAIWYPVLQRIEARNFSEKLKHLPAASWLNVTLTVSTPGPDGFGLHSSGMFILNPPYTLEPVLKQVMPYLVQALGRDKGAAFTLESGDAATPRKAPAHTAEPRTGGAASRPGSLRAPGARPASGRPGSPGGATRRPAAGRPTGVKKT